The following are from one region of the Eubacterium sp. MSJ-33 genome:
- the murC gene encoding UDP-N-acetylmuramate--L-alanine ligase has translation MYNVDFHKPIHVYFMGIGGISMSGLAEILLQEGFTVSGSDMKESEITNILKSLGARVLIGQKAENISDDIDLVVYTAAIHENNPEFMEVKRRNIPMLTRAQLLGQIMLNYKYGVAVSGTHGKTTTTSMLSYVLLEAQTDPTISIGGMLDAIGGNIRVGHSDYFVTEACEYTNSYHAFHPYISIILNVDADHLDFFSGIEEIADSFKTFAEILPDNGLLVVNGDMKYYEHVTKDLHCNIITFGMNDGNDYSATDIVFDEDGHPTYTLVVKGEKQDRIALHATGIHNVMNSLSVIAVADFLGIDRSYTITGLARCSSAHRRFEHKGVTENGVKIVDDYAHHPTEIAATLAAAKNTPHNELWCIFQPHTYSRTKALLDEFGQALSVCDHVILADIYAAREKDTGMVSSKDVCDKINANGGHAIYLGDFDSITDYVKKNCKKNDLLITMGAGNVDSIGNELLKK, from the coding sequence ATGTACAATGTAGATTTTCATAAACCGATTCATGTATATTTTATGGGCATCGGCGGTATCAGCATGAGCGGACTTGCGGAGATTTTACTTCAGGAAGGTTTTACAGTTTCCGGTTCCGATATGAAAGAATCTGAAATCACGAACATCCTGAAAAGCCTTGGTGCCCGCGTCTTAATCGGACAAAAAGCAGAGAATATCTCCGATGACATAGATCTGGTTGTGTACACTGCAGCCATCCACGAGAACAATCCGGAATTCATGGAAGTCAAACGACGTAACATCCCTATGCTGACGCGGGCACAGCTCCTCGGTCAGATTATGCTCAACTACAAATACGGCGTCGCAGTCAGCGGTACACACGGCAAAACAACAACAACCTCTATGCTCTCCTATGTACTGCTCGAAGCACAGACTGACCCTACAATCTCAATCGGCGGTATGCTTGATGCGATCGGCGGCAACATCCGTGTCGGACATTCCGATTATTTCGTAACCGAAGCCTGCGAGTACACCAACAGTTACCACGCATTCCATCCATATATCAGCATCATCCTGAATGTGGATGCAGACCACCTCGACTTCTTCAGCGGCATCGAAGAAATCGCAGATTCTTTTAAGACATTTGCAGAGATTCTGCCGGACAACGGCCTGCTCGTTGTAAACGGTGATATGAAATATTATGAACATGTAACAAAAGATCTGCATTGTAACATCATTACGTTCGGCATGAACGACGGAAACGACTACAGCGCCACCGATATCGTCTTTGACGAAGACGGACACCCGACTTATACGCTGGTTGTAAAAGGAGAAAAACAGGATCGAATTGCACTTCACGCAACTGGCATCCACAATGTCATGAACTCCCTGTCTGTCATTGCAGTTGCAGATTTTCTCGGCATCGACCGCAGCTACACGATTACCGGTCTTGCACGCTGTTCCAGTGCGCACCGGCGTTTCGAGCACAAGGGCGTAACTGAAAACGGTGTTAAAATCGTCGATGACTATGCGCATCATCCAACCGAGATTGCAGCTACCCTTGCTGCTGCCAAGAATACACCGCACAACGAACTGTGGTGCATTTTCCAGCCACATACATACTCCAGAACAAAAGCACTTCTGGACGAATTCGGACAGGCACTTTCTGTCTGTGACCATGTTATCCTTGCCGATATTTATGCCGCCAGAGAGAAAGACACCGGAATGGTTTCTTCAAAGGACGTCTGCGACAAGATCAATGCAAATGGTGGTCATGCGATCTATCTTGGAGATTTTGACAGCATCACGGACTATGTGAAAAAAAATTGCAAAAAAAATGACTTGTTGATAACTATGGGCGCCGGAAATGTTGATTCTATCGGAAATGAACTCTTAAAAAAATAG
- a CDS encoding ribose-phosphate pyrophosphokinase, whose translation MPDSSHLITVPVGKLGIIPLESCKALGEKVDSYLARWRAERHNEHKDNITFAGYERDSYILKSSCPRFGSGEAKGTLQDSVRGTDVYIMVDVVNHSIEYKICGKPNMMSPDDHYSDMKRVIAAMAGKANRITVIMPFMYESRQHKRSSRESLDCAIALQELVGLGVDNIITFDAHDPRVQNAIPYSGFENIMPTYQFIKTLLRTTPDLTLDSDHMMVISPDEGAMNRAIYFANHLGVDVGMFYKRRDYTTIVNGKNPIVAHEFLGDSVEGKDVIIIDDMIASGESMLDVARQLKARKARRVYCLATFGLFTAGLDIFDQAKKEGTIEKVITTNLTYQDPELFKHDWYESADLSKYIATLIDHLNHNASISSLLDQSERIQSRIQEYKEFGTISDNYKAPTV comes from the coding sequence ATGCCAGATTCAAGTCATCTTATCACCGTCCCAGTTGGAAAGCTTGGAATTATTCCTTTGGAGAGCTGCAAGGCACTCGGCGAAAAAGTAGATAGCTACCTTGCACGCTGGAGAGCAGAACGCCACAACGAGCACAAGGACAACATTACGTTCGCAGGCTACGAAAGAGATTCTTATATTCTGAAATCTTCCTGCCCACGTTTTGGTTCCGGCGAAGCCAAGGGTACATTACAGGATTCTGTACGTGGTACAGATGTTTACATCATGGTCGATGTTGTAAATCATAGTATCGAGTACAAGATCTGTGGCAAACCAAACATGATGTCACCAGACGATCATTATTCAGATATGAAGCGTGTAATCGCTGCTATGGCCGGTAAAGCCAACCGTATTACTGTTATCATGCCTTTCATGTATGAGAGCCGTCAGCACAAGCGCAGCAGCCGTGAATCACTGGACTGCGCAATCGCTCTGCAGGAATTAGTCGGTTTAGGTGTTGATAATATCATCACCTTTGACGCCCACGATCCTCGTGTACAGAATGCAATTCCATACAGCGGCTTCGAGAATATCATGCCAACCTACCAGTTTATCAAGACACTGCTCCGCACAACTCCGGATCTGACATTAGACAGTGATCATATGATGGTTATCAGCCCGGACGAAGGTGCCATGAATCGTGCGATCTACTTTGCAAATCATCTCGGTGTTGACGTTGGTATGTTCTACAAGCGACGCGATTATACAACAATCGTAAACGGTAAGAACCCGATTGTTGCTCATGAGTTCTTAGGCGACAGTGTTGAAGGTAAAGATGTTATCATCATCGATGATATGATTGCTTCCGGTGAAAGTATGCTGGATGTGGCCCGTCAGTTAAAGGCTCGTAAGGCAAGACGTGTTTACTGTCTCGCTACCTTCGGTCTGTTCACAGCCGGTCTGGATATCTTTGATCAGGCAAAAAAAGAAGGTACTATCGAGAAGGTTATCACTACAAACCTGACTTATCAGGATCCGGAGCTTTTCAAACATGACTGGTATGAGTCAGCAGACTTAAGCAAGTATATTGCAACTCTGATTGATCATCTGAACCACAACGCATCCATCAGCAGTCTGTTAGATCAGTCTGAGCGTATTCAGTCTCGAATTCAGGAGTACAAGGAGTTCGGAACAATCTCTGACAATTACAAAGCTCCAACAGTCTAA
- a CDS encoding zinc ribbon domain-containing protein — translation MICKHCKAENEDGALYCCSCGKPLEDEDYEREKMRGNTKLYIGVSIALMIFLASGLVFGFFYFSNKVQKANDERNTIASESDVAANYFRSQIREQEDAIEELQSEIDLLKSSITDYQTKEENYKKQIADLEDKEEAMDGLASFTDAVPSQGYEDMFVSDTFLKFTSVQGESTEEGAAETQTPQEAVLRVCISGDIEVSVTSSDEDVAGFAWDTSPVGPSVARLRVIPGKKGTAILTFTNNLNDEQIQVYVYVQ, via the coding sequence ATGATCTGTAAGCATTGTAAAGCAGAAAATGAAGACGGTGCGCTGTATTGCTGCAGTTGTGGAAAACCGCTTGAAGATGAAGATTACGAACGTGAGAAGATGCGTGGGAACACGAAGCTATATATCGGTGTATCAATCGCATTGATGATATTTCTGGCAAGTGGTCTGGTATTTGGATTTTTCTATTTCAGTAATAAAGTGCAAAAGGCAAATGACGAACGAAACACGATTGCCTCTGAAAGTGATGTTGCAGCCAATTATTTCCGTTCTCAGATTCGGGAACAGGAGGATGCGATAGAGGAGTTACAGTCAGAAATCGACCTTTTGAAGTCTTCTATTACAGATTATCAGACAAAGGAAGAGAATTATAAGAAGCAGATCGCAGATCTGGAAGATAAAGAAGAAGCTATGGATGGACTGGCGAGTTTTACGGATGCGGTTCCATCGCAGGGGTATGAAGATATGTTTGTCAGTGATACCTTCCTGAAATTCACGTCTGTGCAGGGAGAAAGCACAGAGGAAGGCGCTGCAGAGACACAGACACCGCAGGAAGCAGTGCTTCGTGTATGTATCTCTGGAGATATTGAAGTCAGTGTGACATCTTCCGATGAGGATGTTGCGGGCTTTGCATGGGATACATCGCCGGTTGGCCCATCGGTCGCACGTCTGCGTGTCATTCCGGGAAAGAAAGGAACTGCGATCTTGACATTTACGAACAATCTGAACGATGAGCAGATTCAGGTTTATGTGTATGTACAGTAA
- the pyk gene encoding pyruvate kinase, protein MRKTKIVCTLGPATDNEDVLRKLMLAGMNVARLNFSHGTHEEQKKRMDMVKKLRAELGLPIAILLDTKGPEIRTRDFEGGKVEVKAGDFFTLTTRDIVGDSTITSITYKDLYKDVQVGTHILIDDGLIELEVTSISGEDILCTVITGGPISNHKGINVPDVHLNMPYLSEVDESDILFGIEQDVDFVAASFIRSAKDVLEIRELLNANGGQRINIISKIENSEGVNHIDDIIYVSDGIMVARGDMGVEIPCEEVPVIKKMIINKVYMAGKQVITATQMLDSMIKNPRPTRAETTDVANAIYDGTSAVMLSGESAAGKYPVEAVEMMAKIAERAEAAIDYKKNFYHYERAANQNVTDAVCHAACTTAIDLNAAAVIIVTKSGVSARNISKYRPSCNIIAGTTSDKAYRQLNMSWGVTPVHLEEQNEVFTLFDHAVAAGKKQGLLQAGDKVVIGAGVPLGISGNTNMLKVQVVE, encoded by the coding sequence ATGAGAAAGACAAAGATTGTTTGTACACTGGGACCTGCAACAGATAATGAAGATGTGTTGCGAAAGCTTATGCTTGCCGGAATGAATGTGGCAAGATTGAACTTTTCACATGGCACACACGAAGAACAGAAGAAACGTATGGACATGGTCAAAAAGCTTCGGGCAGAACTCGGTCTTCCAATTGCCATCCTGCTTGATACGAAGGGACCTGAAATCCGTACAAGAGATTTCGAAGGTGGCAAGGTCGAAGTGAAGGCAGGCGATTTCTTCACACTTACAACAAGGGATATTGTCGGTGACAGTACCATCACTTCTATTACATATAAAGATTTGTACAAGGACGTACAGGTTGGAACTCATATTCTGATCGATGACGGATTGATCGAGCTTGAGGTTACATCTATCAGCGGAGAGGATATTCTGTGCACTGTTATTACCGGCGGTCCAATCTCAAACCATAAGGGAATCAATGTGCCGGATGTACATCTGAATATGCCGTACCTAAGTGAAGTGGATGAAAGTGATATCCTGTTTGGCATCGAGCAGGATGTTGATTTTGTGGCAGCTTCCTTCATACGTTCTGCGAAGGATGTGTTGGAAATCCGCGAGCTTTTGAATGCCAACGGGGGACAGCGCATCAATATTATTTCTAAGATTGAGAATTCCGAAGGTGTGAATCATATCGATGATATCATCTATGTATCGGATGGCATTATGGTTGCCCGTGGAGATATGGGTGTAGAGATTCCTTGCGAGGAAGTTCCGGTTATCAAGAAGATGATTATTAATAAGGTATATATGGCGGGCAAGCAGGTTATCACAGCCACACAGATGTTAGATTCCATGATTAAGAATCCTCGCCCGACTCGTGCAGAGACCACAGATGTTGCAAATGCGATTTATGATGGAACAAGTGCGGTTATGCTGTCAGGTGAGAGCGCTGCCGGTAAATATCCGGTTGAGGCAGTGGAGATGATGGCGAAGATTGCTGAGCGTGCAGAGGCTGCTATTGATTATAAGAAGAACTTCTATCATTATGAGCGTGCAGCAAACCAGAATGTTACAGATGCGGTCTGCCATGCGGCGTGTACAACGGCAATTGATCTGAACGCGGCGGCAGTTATCATTGTGACAAAGTCCGGCGTATCAGCGAGAAATATCTCGAAGTACAGACCAAGCTGCAACATCATTGCAGGTACAACCAGTGACAAGGCATATCGCCAGCTTAATATGTCATGGGGAGTTACTCCGGTACATCTGGAGGAGCAGAACGAAGTGTTCACATTGTTTGACCATGCGGTAGCCGCCGGTAAAAAGCAGGGATTGCTTCAGGCTGGGGATAAGGTTGTAATCGGCGCAGGTGTGCCGCTTGGTATCTCCGGTAATACAAATATGTTGAAAGTACAGGTCGTAGAGTAA
- a CDS encoding DnaD domain protein, producing MKSITISTENSETYSSISNFFIDYYMTDANGEFVKVYLYLIRLLNSRQQISIAEIADHFNLLEKDICRAIKYWVSKDVLRLTFDGKGQPTGIVVLPLHAPELELSTEPDAFSLLRSDDSSDITETSKAGKDVSTPEMIANPRQAEKATAKIVPINTPAMELSAPQKPAFTQKDLDKHLHDQDWEDIVYQVETLFGKPISASDTQSLMYIYDTLGFSVDLFEYLIEYCTTMRKKNCRYLEATAIGWYQDGIKTKTQAKEQYALMSGVCRVYYKTLGIRRSAPTTVEQEFFKTWTKDYGYNEAFVEEACRRACLHSQNPNIQYVNGILTKWHNSGITDFSGIEQEDLSHAENVKNQKTATPAKKGKNAFTNFTQSDLSSELDEMEKLFHKEVNGK from the coding sequence ATGAAAAGTATTACGATTTCAACTGAAAATAGCGAGACTTATTCCTCAATCTCGAACTTTTTTATCGACTATTATATGACAGATGCAAATGGGGAGTTTGTAAAAGTATATCTGTATCTGATCCGCCTGCTGAACAGCAGACAGCAGATTTCCATTGCGGAAATTGCAGACCACTTCAACCTTCTGGAAAAAGATATCTGCCGGGCGATTAAGTACTGGGTATCGAAGGATGTATTGCGTCTGACATTTGATGGAAAAGGACAGCCGACGGGCATCGTGGTTCTTCCACTACATGCACCGGAACTGGAATTATCCACAGAACCGGATGCGTTTTCTCTGCTCCGTTCAGATGACTCATCCGACATTACAGAAACATCCAAAGCAGGAAAAGATGTTTCCACACCGGAAATGATTGCAAACCCACGTCAGGCAGAGAAAGCCACTGCAAAGATCGTGCCGATCAATACTCCGGCCATGGAGCTTTCAGCCCCACAAAAACCGGCATTTACACAAAAAGATTTAGATAAACACTTGCATGATCAGGACTGGGAAGATATAGTATATCAGGTAGAGACATTATTTGGGAAACCGATCTCTGCGTCTGACACCCAGTCTCTGATGTACATCTACGATACTCTCGGATTCAGTGTCGATCTGTTTGAATACCTGATTGAATATTGCACAACCATGCGCAAGAAAAACTGCCGCTACTTGGAAGCAACGGCAATCGGATGGTATCAGGATGGTATCAAGACAAAAACACAGGCAAAAGAACAATACGCACTTATGAGTGGTGTCTGCCGCGTGTATTACAAGACTCTCGGTATCCGCCGCAGTGCACCGACGACTGTAGAACAGGAATTCTTCAAAACATGGACAAAAGACTATGGTTATAACGAAGCTTTTGTAGAAGAAGCCTGCAGACGTGCCTGTCTGCATTCGCAGAATCCGAACATCCAATATGTAAACGGTATCCTGACCAAATGGCATAACTCCGGGATTACGGATTTCTCCGGCATCGAGCAGGAAGATCTCTCCCATGCGGAGAATGTCAAGAATCAGAAAACCGCAACACCTGCCAAAAAAGGAAAGAATGCATTCACGAACTTTACGCAGAGCGACTTATCTTCGGAACTTGACGAGATGGAGAAGCTGTTCCACAAAGAGGTAAATGGTAAATGA
- a CDS encoding S8 family peptidase → MDTGLYDSDCGAYVYDEDVLDFLVKYDNNLAGEMQILNPDCVTIINSQFLVGYRSAYDGAGTSLAADTLFRIGYDRIPKCFGLMDTSALQAIGVNPVRNLSGLALYGEDVLIGFIDTGIDFANPLFRHADGTCRVAAIWDQTQEAYELPQNMWELESDALLADTRPIFGYGREYTQQVLNQAVLAESPYMIVPSRDENGHGTFLASVAAGNLYADEETVFSGVAPEAEILMVKLKPAKRRLREFFLIPDDVLCYSEADIILGVKYLINKAYELGRPLVICLGLGSSQGDHNGNLNLELYLDTIVTLPGICVVGSAGNELGAGGHFSGHTEPRPAMGDQTVQSVMEVYVEGKNSGFCMEIWGRAPSLYQIVVQSPTGQRFDRLQPNRDSSGMITYLYEGTVLYAESVVVENNSGDPFVLLRFERPAAGIWRIEVTENYNGFPAGYDAWLPIRQFLTGATRFSRPDPEVILCAPANARGTITVAGYNHLDNSLYLESSRGYTRKGRIQPDFAAPAVQVFGAFAGGTGKRPLFVRRSGTSVAAALTAGAAALLLQWGVVQGNNYGMNTEVIRQILIRGTTKVMDIAYPNPSWGWGVLDVARAFERLRE, encoded by the coding sequence ATGGATACAGGATTGTATGATTCAGACTGTGGCGCGTATGTCTATGATGAAGATGTGCTGGATTTCCTTGTCAAATATGATAACAATCTGGCGGGGGAGATGCAGATCCTGAACCCGGATTGTGTTACGATCATCAACAGTCAGTTCCTGGTTGGGTATCGAAGTGCATATGATGGCGCTGGTACATCACTTGCCGCAGATACATTGTTCCGAATCGGGTATGACCGAATTCCGAAATGCTTTGGACTTATGGATACATCGGCATTACAGGCAATCGGCGTCAATCCTGTGCGGAACTTATCGGGGTTAGCTCTGTACGGGGAAGATGTGCTGATTGGGTTTATCGATACAGGAATTGATTTTGCGAATCCGCTGTTTCGGCATGCCGATGGGACTTGCCGTGTCGCTGCAATCTGGGATCAGACACAGGAAGCGTACGAGTTACCGCAGAATATGTGGGAGCTTGAATCGGATGCTTTGCTGGCGGATACACGACCTATATTTGGATATGGCAGGGAATATACGCAGCAGGTGTTGAATCAGGCTGTATTGGCAGAAAGTCCGTATATGATAGTTCCAAGCAGGGATGAAAATGGACATGGCACATTTCTTGCGTCTGTGGCAGCGGGAAATCTCTATGCGGATGAAGAGACAGTGTTTTCAGGTGTTGCGCCAGAGGCGGAGATCCTGATGGTAAAGCTGAAACCAGCCAAAAGGAGGCTGCGGGAATTCTTCCTGATACCGGATGATGTTTTGTGTTATTCGGAGGCGGACATCATACTAGGAGTAAAGTACCTGATCAACAAGGCATATGAACTTGGAAGACCGCTCGTAATCTGTCTGGGACTTGGCAGTAGTCAGGGGGACCACAATGGGAATCTGAATCTGGAATTGTATTTGGATACGATCGTGACATTGCCGGGAATCTGTGTTGTGGGGAGTGCGGGAAATGAACTGGGGGCAGGGGGACATTTTTCCGGTCACACGGAACCGCGGCCTGCTATGGGAGATCAGACTGTGCAAAGCGTGATGGAAGTCTATGTGGAGGGAAAAAATAGCGGTTTTTGTATGGAGATCTGGGGCAGAGCGCCAAGTCTGTATCAGATTGTCGTACAATCCCCGACCGGACAGCGGTTTGACCGGCTGCAGCCAAACCGGGATTCTTCCGGGATGATCACATATCTCTATGAAGGAACCGTGTTGTATGCAGAGAGCGTGGTGGTGGAGAATAATTCCGGAGATCCTTTTGTTTTATTGCGATTTGAACGTCCCGCTGCAGGCATCTGGAGAATTGAGGTGACAGAGAATTACAATGGTTTTCCGGCGGGGTATGATGCGTGGCTGCCAATCCGGCAGTTTTTAACCGGAGCAACGCGGTTTTCACGTCCGGACCCGGAAGTGATTCTATGTGCGCCTGCAAATGCACGGGGTACGATTACTGTGGCAGGCTATAATCATCTGGATAATTCTCTATATTTAGAGTCAAGCCGGGGGTACACGCGGAAGGGCAGAATTCAGCCGGATTTTGCGGCACCGGCAGTGCAGGTTTTCGGTGCGTTTGCCGGAGGCACGGGAAAAAGACCATTGTTTGTACGGCGAAGTGGTACGAGTGTTGCGGCAGCGCTTACGGCTGGAGCAGCGGCATTGTTATTGCAATGGGGTGTTGTACAGGGGAATAATTATGGCATGAACACAGAAGTTATCCGTCAGATTCTGATTCGAGGAACAACAAAGGTTATGGATATTGCATATCCAAATCCATCATGGGGATGGGGCGTGCTGGATGTGGCTCGTGCATTTGAACGACTGCGTGAATAG
- a CDS encoding ATP-binding protein: MNFELLKKENILHDYEQIRLRNKRLLQDRQDEVYEKIPEIKQLQRESKLSYLALAKKKAMGEPTDTEGISSQNRGYSSRIQELLLMHGYPATYLDPIYDCPICKDLAYVDGKACTCFEQHIVDALYRQSNMTGILNSENFDTFDLDYYSRTIPNNKNYDVSPYDNAKNILQRVQSFVRSFATQPSGRGNLLLYGDAGLGKTFLTNCIAKALLDEGHTILYLSANDLFQQVFEQYLMNKKFELEELYNYIYNSELLIIDDLGTEMPNAFFYSELFDVINKRGLSGKSTAISTNLSLKELQERYSERIMSRIVESYTVLHLYGENIRYQKRKNQ, from the coding sequence ATGAATTTTGAGTTACTGAAAAAAGAGAATATCCTGCACGATTATGAACAGATCCGTCTGCGCAACAAACGGCTCTTACAGGATCGTCAGGATGAAGTCTATGAAAAGATCCCGGAGATAAAGCAGCTCCAGCGGGAAAGTAAACTTTCTTATCTTGCACTTGCGAAGAAAAAGGCGATGGGGGAACCGACTGATACCGAAGGCATATCCAGCCAGAACCGCGGGTACTCCTCCCGTATTCAGGAATTACTGCTTATGCATGGCTATCCTGCAACCTATCTCGATCCGATCTATGACTGCCCGATCTGCAAAGATCTTGCCTATGTAGATGGAAAAGCCTGTACATGTTTCGAGCAGCACATTGTCGACGCATTATACCGGCAATCTAATATGACCGGAATTTTAAACTCTGAGAATTTTGATACATTTGATCTGGATTACTACAGCCGCACAATTCCGAACAACAAAAATTATGACGTCAGTCCTTATGACAACGCAAAAAACATTCTTCAACGTGTTCAAAGTTTTGTCCGGTCTTTTGCAACGCAGCCTTCCGGGCGCGGAAATCTGCTCTTATACGGAGATGCCGGACTCGGTAAGACCTTTCTGACGAACTGCATTGCAAAGGCACTTTTAGATGAAGGCCACACTATATTGTATCTGTCTGCAAACGATTTATTCCAGCAGGTATTCGAACAATATCTGATGAATAAAAAATTTGAACTTGAAGAATTATACAATTATATTTATAATAGCGAATTGTTGATAATCGATGATCTGGGTACAGAGATGCCTAACGCGTTTTTCTACTCCGAATTATTCGATGTCATCAACAAACGTGGACTTTCCGGAAAATCGACCGCAATCTCGACAAATCTTTCCCTGAAAGAATTGCAGGAACGGTATTCCGAGCGGATTATGTCCCGTATTGTAGAAAGTTACACCGTACTTCACCTGTACGGTGAAAACATAAGGTATCAAAAAAGAAAAAATCAATGA